Sequence from the Halobaculum rubrum genome:
CAGCCCGCGCACTTGTAGACGCCGTCGTCGTTCCGGTCGACGTGCTCGCCGGAGAAGCGCGCCTCCGTGCCGCGCTCGCGGAGGATCTCGTACTCCTCCTCGGTGAGTCGCTCGCGCCACTCCTCGTCGCTGTCGGGGACTTCCTCGGGCTCGGGGGTCGCGTCGGCTGAGTCGCTCATACCGGAGGAAGGGCGTCGAGACCCATGAACCCACGGTCGACTACTCCGGGAACAGCTCCTCCTCGCGCTCGATCCCGTCGATCCGCTCGTGGTCCTCGGCATCGAGGTCGAGATCCGTCGCCGCGAGGTTCGCGCGCAGGTGACGCTCGCTCGATGCCTTCGGGATCGTGACGACGCCCTCCTTGTGAGTGAGCCAGGCGATGCTCACCGCTTCCGGCGTCGCGTCGTGTTTCTCGGCGACCGCGCGCACCGCCTCGATCTCCCGGACGCGACCGCCGGCGAGCGGCGAGTACGCGACCAGCGGGTAGCCGTGATCGACCGCGTGCTCGCGGAGCGCGGGACGCCAAAACAGGGGGTGATACTCGGTCTGGTGGGCCGCGAGCGGGGCGTCGAGCAGGTCGATCGCCGCGTCGAGATCGTCGCGTTCGAAGTTCGAGACGCCGACGTGGCCGACGCGACCGTCGTCGACCAGTTCGTCGAACGCCGCCAGCGTGCCGGCGGCTTCGTACCCACCTCTCGGTCGGTGAACGTACAGGAGGTCCACCGCGTCGAGGCCGAGCCGGTCCAGACTGACCTCCGTCGAGGGACGAACGTTCTCGGGCGCGAGGCGGTCGATCCACGTCTTCGTCGCGACGGTCACGTCCTCGCGGGCGACGACGCCCGCCTCGACGGCCGCGGCGAGCCCTGCGCCGACGGTCGATTCGTTCTCGTACACCTGTGCGGTGTCGAGATGCCGGTACCCCACGTCGAGCGCCGTCCGGACCGCGGCGGCGCCCTCGTCGCCGTCGAGGCCCATCGTCCCGAGGCCGACGGGCGGGAGATCGAGATCCGTGTTCACACGCGACGATCGAGGGGCGGCGGGAAAGCGCCGACGGTTAGGGGAAGGCGTCGACGATCAGGTACAGATCGCCTGGAGGTCCGCGAGCCCGTCGATGTCGTACGTCGGTGTCACCGAGAGGGTCCAATCCTTGCGGTGTGGGCGACGGATGAACGCCGAGTCGATGCCGGCGTTGTCGGCCGCCTCGATGTCGGACTCGTTGTCGCCGACGAACAGCGCCGTCTCGGCGTCCAGATCCGCGAGCGCGCGGTCGATGTAGTGGCTGTTGGGCTTCTTGCGCCGGAGGCTCTCGACGGTCGGCTCGCGACCGTAGGCGGTGTCGAAGAGGTCGGCGACCCCGAAGTGATCGAGCAGGAACTCCACCGTCTCGTGTTGGTTCGAGGAGACGATGCCCATCGGCGTCGAGAGGTCACGTAACACGTCGATGTCGTCGTACAGGCGCTTGTTGCCCTCGCGGACCTCGCGCCGCTGGGCCTCGAACGCCGTCCGGTCGCGCATCGCCCAGAACTCCCGCGGCGTGAGGTCGTAGGTGTCGCACACCTCCTCGACCTGCCCGGGCGAGACGCCGACGACCATCGACTCGACGTGTTCGGGGTCGGGATCGGCCACCGAGAGCGCCTCGAATGCGTCCCAGGCGGCCTCGTGGAGCACGTCGTAGTGGGTGCGCCCCACGAGCACCCCGTCGTTGTCGAAGACGATCGCGTCGTACATGGCGGTACTGGCGCGCCATCCCGCATAAGGGTTTCACCCGGTGGCCGGACGCGGATCCGACGAGTTCATCGCTCGTCGAACCGGGTACCGACGCTCGCCGACCCGGTCGTTCCCCGACCGCCCGCAAGCGATACGGAGCCGGCGTCCCTGAACACAGTGATGGCACATCTCGGCATCGTCGGCGCCGGCCTCGCGGGCGCCGGCGCGGCGTACGCGCTTCGGTCGACCGATCACGACGTGACGATCCTGGAGAAGTCCCGCGGCGTCGGCGGACGGGCGGCGACGCGGCGGCGCGACGGCTGTCGGTACGACCACGGCGCCAACTACGTGAAACTCCCCGACGAACGAACTGGCGACCTGATCCGCGATCTCGGGGAGGACGGCCTCGTCGACATCGAGGAGCCGGTGTGGACGTTCGGCGCCGACGGCGAGATCACCCCCGGCGACGGCGACGACGAGCACAAGTACATCTGGGAGACGGGGATCACCCAGTTCGCCAAGCGGCTGCTCGCCGAGACCGACACCGAGGTGCGCAAGACGACGCGCGCGGAGTCGATCGTCCGGGACGGGGGCGCCGCCGGGCGCGACGGGGGCGGCGGCTCGGACGGGACTGTCGAGACGGACGGCGATGCCGGGAGCACCTGGACGGTCACGGACACCGACGGCGACGATCACGGCCCGTTCGACGCGCTGTTGCTCACCCCGCCGGCCCCCCAGACCGCCGACCTGCTCGCGGCGACGGAGTGGTCGGACGACGGCGGCACGCTGGCGGACCTGCACGCGGCCGTCGCGGCGACCGAGTTCCGCACGGTGCGGACGCTCGTGTTGCACTACCCGTTCGAACTCGACGTGCCGTGGTACGGGCTCGTCGACGTGGACAAGGCCCACGATGTCGGCTGGCTCTCGCGCGAGGAGTGTAAGCGCGGGCACGTCCCCGACGGCGAGGGCCTGCTGATCGTACAGATGAGCCCGGAGTGGTCGAGCGAGCACTACGACGACCCGCTCGAGGAGGCGGCCGACGCGGCAGCGGCGCTCGCGGCCGATCTCGTCGGCGACGACCGGCTCACGGAGCCGGATTGGGTCGACGATCAGGGCTGGCGCTACGCGCTCCCGAACGAGGAACTCGACGGCGACGGCGCCGCCGAGGCGGTCGCCGCCGCCGAGGACGCGGGGTTGTTCCTCGCCGGCGACTGGGTCGCCGGCCGCGGCCGCGTCGCCGAGGCGCTGTGGAACGGGGTCGGCGCCGGCGAGTCGATCGCCGAGCGACTGTAAGGAGCTCCGGCCTGTGTCGATCGCGGGCCACCCGCTATCGAGGACAGCGTCCGTATTGTCCGCTGTCGAAACCGACACGTCGTCGTCGGCCGAATCGCGATCAGAGACCCGATGTCGGACGACGCCACTCCCGAGCGTTCGGATCGTGACCCCTCCGTCACGGTCGAGTCCGGTGCACGCCTGCACTTCGGCTTCGCTAACCTCTCGCTGGCGCACGAGCGGCTCTACGGCGCTGTCGGCGTCGCCCTCGACGCGCCCCGTGTGCGGCTGCGCGTCGCGCCCGCCGACGCCGTCGAGACGGACCACGATGCCGTCCGCGGCTACGCCGAACGGGCGTGCGACCTCCTCTGCGTCGACGGCGCCCGTGTCGCCGTCGAGGCGGAGCTCCCGCGTCACATGGGGCTGGGAAGCGGAACCCAGCTCGCGCTCGCGACGCTCGCAGGCGTCGCCGGAGCGCACGGGCGCGACCCGGCGGTGCGCGAACGCGCGCCCGCGCTTGGACGGGGCGGTCGCTCGGGGGTGG
This genomic interval carries:
- a CDS encoding aldo/keto reductase; translation: MGLDGDEGAAAVRTALDVGYRHLDTAQVYENESTVGAGLAAAVEAGVVAREDVTVATKTWIDRLAPENVRPSTEVSLDRLGLDAVDLLYVHRPRGGYEAAGTLAAFDELVDDGRVGHVGVSNFERDDLDAAIDLLDAPLAAHQTEYHPLFWRPALREHAVDHGYPLVAYSPLAGGRVREIEAVRAVAEKHDATPEAVSIAWLTHKEGVVTIPKASSERHLRANLAATDLDLDAEDHERIDGIEREEELFPE
- a CDS encoding HAD family hydrolase; the protein is MYDAIVFDNDGVLVGRTHYDVLHEAAWDAFEALSVADPDPEHVESMVVGVSPGQVEEVCDTYDLTPREFWAMRDRTAFEAQRREVREGNKRLYDDIDVLRDLSTPMGIVSSNQHETVEFLLDHFGVADLFDTAYGREPTVESLRRKKPNSHYIDRALADLDAETALFVGDNESDIEAADNAGIDSAFIRRPHRKDWTLSVTPTYDIDGLADLQAICT
- a CDS encoding NAD(P)/FAD-dependent oxidoreductase translates to MAHLGIVGAGLAGAGAAYALRSTDHDVTILEKSRGVGGRAATRRRDGCRYDHGANYVKLPDERTGDLIRDLGEDGLVDIEEPVWTFGADGEITPGDGDDEHKYIWETGITQFAKRLLAETDTEVRKTTRAESIVRDGGAAGRDGGGGSDGTVETDGDAGSTWTVTDTDGDDHGPFDALLLTPPAPQTADLLAATEWSDDGGTLADLHAAVAATEFRTVRTLVLHYPFELDVPWYGLVDVDKAHDVGWLSREECKRGHVPDGEGLLIVQMSPEWSSEHYDDPLEEAADAAAALAADLVGDDRLTEPDWVDDQGWRYALPNEELDGDGAAEAVAAAEDAGLFLAGDWVAGRGRVAEALWNGVGAGESIAERL